Proteins encoded together in one Triticum dicoccoides isolate Atlit2015 ecotype Zavitan chromosome 7B, WEW_v2.0, whole genome shotgun sequence window:
- the LOC119338081 gene encoding carbon catabolite repressor protein 4 homolog 3-like, which produces MAYNPSRARLSPPAPAAPRPRKRGRSPSAPGAAVWRASAYVAPFDHRRRWQDPAGASGRVWQGYHAPHAPVPYRRWIFADEASTSGSDACTIMSYNILADNNARNHPDLYLDVPWDALRWDSRRRLIIHEIRHWDSDLVCLQEVDRFREIAAEMKNKGYECSFKGRTGDAKDGCATFWKSERLRLLEEDSIDFSEFNLRNNVAQVLVFELNGTQKFVLGNIHVLFNPKRGDIKMGQIRMLLERANALAGKWDGIPIVLAGDFNSTPESAIYKFLSTMKLNVSLHDRRQLSGLDSSEFGLYCSLLNCEWSDEEVRNATGSSNVMVARHPLKLSSSYAMLKGNSSNRGHHGEPLATSYHKRFLGTVDYLWYTTGLECSRVLDTLPVDALRRTRGLPTREMGSDHLPIVAEFIFSEQTRDASEQEDESAGEAITSKHIYFSSDSDS; this is translated from the exons ATGGCGTACAACCCTTCGCGCGCGCGCCTCTCGCCGCCAGCTCCCGCGGCCCCTCGCCCCAGGAAGCGCGGACGCTCCCCCTCTGCTCCCGGCGCGGCGGTGTGGCGCGCGTCCGCATACGTCGCTCCTTTCGACCACCGCCGCCGCTGGCAGGACCCCGCAGGCGCGTCTGGCCGCGTCTGGCAGGGGTACCACGCGCCGCATGCTCCGGTGCCCTACCGGCGGTGGATCTTCGCGGACGAGGCATCGACCTCGGGCTCAG ATGCATGCACAATCATGTCATACAACATCTTGGCGGATAACAATGCACGGAACCATCCTGACCTTTACTTGGACGTCCCTTGGGATGCTTTGAGGTGGGATTCGAGGAGAAGGCTTATTATCCATGAAATTAGGCACTGGGACTCTGACTTAGTGTGTCTTCAG GAGGTGGATAGATTCCGGGAAATCGCTGCAGAAATGAAGAACAAAGGCTATGAATGTAGCTTTAAG GGGCGCACTGGGGATGCTAAAGATGGATGTGCTACCTTTTGGAAGTCAGAACG GTTACGTCTGCTTGAGGAAGATAGTATTGACTTTAGTGAATTCAATCTACGAAATAATGTTGCTCAAGTATTAGTTTTTGAG CTTAACGGAACCCAAAAATTTGTACTCGGGAATATCCATGTTTTGTTTAATCCAAAGCGTGGAGATATAAAAATGGGACAG ATCCGCATGCTACTGGAGAGGGCGAATGCTCTTGCTGGAAAATGGGATGGAATTCCTATTGTGCTGGCTGGTGATTTTAACAGCACACCTGAA AGTGCCATCTACAAGTTCTTGTCGACAATGAAG CTGAACGTTTCTTTGCATGATAGAAGGCAGTTGTCTGGACTGGATAGCTCTGAATTTGGTTTGTATTGTAG TTTACTGAACTGCGAATGGAGTGACGAAGAAGTGAGAAATGCGACAGGGTCCTCAAATGTCATGGTCGCTAGACATCCGTTGAAGCTCTCTAGCTCTTATGCCATGTTAAAG GGAAATTCAAGCAATAGGGGTCATCATGGTGAACCTCTAGCAACGTCATATCACAAGAGGTTTCTTGGGACTGTTGATTATTTGTG GTATACTACTGGGCTTGAATGCTCCAGAGTTTTGGACACACTACCTGTGGACGCTTTGAGGAGAACGAGGGGTCTTCCAACCAGG GAAATGGGCAGTGATCATCTGCCAATTGTTGCTGAATTCATCTTCTCAGAACAGACCAGAGATGCATCCGAGCAAGAAGATGAATCTGCAGGAGAAGCAATCACGTCAAAACACATATATTTCTCCTCAGACAGTGACAGTTAG